The segment GTAATTACACACTTGTCTTAGAGCAcgtaaacatggaggaagcattcaatcggcgaaaatgtagacggcggtaaaaAGAGACAAATATACTTGagggacaccctctctctttctagagCCAGCGTTTTTTTTATGTTAGAAAGGGAGAGGGTGTCCcccatgtatatttttttcgttCTACCGcggtctacattttcgcccattgcatgcttcctccatgtttatattagggctgttcgagtgctcgaatattcgggcaGCTTGAAATTCAGACCGAACCGGGactcggctcgctttattcgaatacccgaacagctctactTATAATCCAATATATCAATAATCAACTTACAACATAGTCCAACTCATGTTCCAACTGTTGCTGTTCAATCTTCACTCTTTCGACTTCCTGATTAAGCGCTACTATTTCTTCGCCATTAGTTATAAGCAGTTTATCCCACGCGTTAACTTGTGCAGCTTGGTTTACAAACACCTTCTCTTGTTCCTCCAATTCCAGTGTCCACTTATTGATAGACTCTTCGAACGAGTTTATAGAGGCTGGCTGTCCCgcacttgccgatgaactgacACTGTAATGTTCCATCCATTAACAGTAAATCAAAGTATTCTTATTtaatcaaacttcaagtaaaaatggcaaatttcgaaacttgaagtttgaatgtgtgcaattttgttaaatattgacttatgtggctaattctggcacctgcgatagcggtactcataatgattaagaatcaacttggtttttttgtttcagatgagtctgtgagcttaaatcactctcGCCAGAAAGGTACTTCTTTTCGAAGGcacgattttgaactccagataacattgaaaaaacacaattaaaagtgtatttaaaaaattgttccgtatacattacaagtagcttaataaatgaaaaaaatgtttaacattgttattcattgtgttcactgagaaaaaaaagcctgaatgttgccgaattttgcgcgattaccagaatgaccccttaaagcagCAAAATATGCTTACGTAGTAGTCGTAGCCAGTGATATCTGAGTACTGGGAGTCGTGAGACTCGGAGCGGCAGAGGTTTTGTTTAGAGAAAACCCTGCTGTACTAGCTGCCAGCGTACCTCCACCAAAAGAGAATCCTACGGGCGCAGAGGTTGTTCCGCTCGCGCTTAAGGAGAAACCTGTGGAAGACACCAGACATGTTCTACGATTTTCAAAAACAGAATTCGACCGATAGCCtgatgtaaaactataaaattaacACCTGTGGCTGCTGTCGTCGTCGGAGCCGACGTCGTTGTCGCAGCAGGTGCTCCGCCAAGATTGAACCCTGTTCCGGTTACCATTGTATTTGGTACGCCGAACGTTAAGCCAGTTGTTCCAGTGGACGGCGTGACTTCACCACCTCCAAGGGTGAATCCACTAGTAACCGGCTTAGTGGCAAACGCCGATGTGGGTGTTGTTGTCGTTGTGAGACTCGGAGCGGCAGCGGTTTTGTTTAGAGAAAACCCCGTTGTACTAGCTGGCAGCGTTCCTCCACCGAAAGAGAATCCAACGGGCGTAGAGGTTGTTCCACTTGTGTTTAAAGAGAAACCTGTGGAAGATACCAGACACGTTGTACGATTTTCAAAAACAGAATTCGACCGATAACCTGatgtagggtaaaggtaccagtagttgacaacttttcagaaaaacgtgaaaaacaaGGTTTTCAGAAGTGGCGAACTGCGGGTATTAGGAGCTGCGgagcgctgttgaaaagagatagtcgCGCTTCtagaaaccttatttttcacgttttcctGAAAAGtcgtcaactactgatacatggtcaactactgacACCTTTACCCTGAAACTATAAAATTAACACCTGTGGCTGCTGTCGTTGTCGGAGTCGACGTCGTTGTTGTAGCAGGTGCTCCGCCAAGATTGAACCCTGTTCCGGTTACCATTGTATTTGGTACGCCGAACGTTAAGCCAGTGGTTCCAGTGGACGACGTGACATCACCACCTCCCAGGGTGAATCCACTAGTAAGCGGCTTAGTGGCAAACGCCGACGTGGGTGCTGTTGTCGTAGTGGCCATAGTAGTCGCTCCTAAACTGATGTTGGCCCACCCGTGGGGGGGAGTCACTGATATGCACGTATATCCAAGTTAAGATTAGACTGACTACCGGTCGATTTCTTCAGCTTCAGTAATCTTCCGGTTAGAGTTATGTTCCACATAACTGCCACATGATAGCATCCAACTGGTCGACGAGGGCACATGATAGCATCCAATTGGTCGTTTACTAACCGGGACTTTAACTGGAGGTGAAGAAATCGGGCATAGGTCTTGGCGGTAGTAAAAACACTTGACTAACCTCAGTGAGAGTGAACGTATATTTTCGGGCTCGCGTCCGACTGACGCGAAAACTGGGAGGCAAGAGAGCAATGGCGTTCCTTGCCCGTCTCGAGACGTtctgtaaataaatagtgaaaattaACCTTACTTATCTCACGAATCACTGGATGCAAACTGAACGTGTCAATGACGTACTGTCAACGCTTGCAATACAAAAGAGCTATTTTAAGGCACTGTGCGCGTCAAACTTAAATGTAACCTACTCTGATTACCTGTACGATTGAAATCAAACTACTGCAAAAAACTTAAGCACACCGCTTTGCTGTTTCCAACCAATAGCGGGCTAGAATGGGCGAATTCAATCAAACGCAGTGGTGCTCCGTTGGAGCTAATCGTCTCAGCGATAGAATCGTTCGTTGGAAACCACCCTAATTTTCGAAACCAAAACGTAACTGATTAATCGTCATTTGATTTCACGTATTGGCAGCAGAGTTCGAAAATTAAAGCCACTTAATATCATCGGAATTAAATTGCCCATCCAAGTGAACTATATAGCGAACTTCTTAATCATCGCGTTATATACGATATACTGAATTCAACAAAACAAATAGGTTATGTTAGCAATCCTCcatgaataataataacattaatGTTTCGTCGCGTACATTAAAGCGTGAATGCATGAAAAGGTGCGATCTTGGGTTTGTGAATTTATTCGGAATGTAATCAGAGATGCGAAACCTAACCTATATTTGATACGTGACTACAgactaaattattattcaaaCAGTTGAGGATTCGGGTTGTAAGCAGAAGTTCTATGCGCGAGGGCGTTAATTAATGCGTGATAGTAACGTCACGCGATGAAAACAGGCGTCGTATCGAAATAAAGTGCATGCAGATGCATCTAAAATGCGAGTGCATGTTAACAGAACGTTTAACCGGCTCGGCTGTCTGAGTCTCGCTGTTGCTCGCTCTGGACAGTTGACCGAGGCGAAGTTTGCTTACGCGAGTCGAATGCGACGACCCACGCGACCGTTTACGCTTCGTGGTGTTCAGCATCGCACGCGTGTCCGCTCGTGCGGCTAATATCCATCTGTATTCATCTGTTCTTGGACCGAGACGCCTGGCATTCAGTGGGTGAACGATTCTTCGCGCGTTCTGAGTGAAAAGTGTTGTTGCTAACCTAGCCGAACTTACGTGAATCTAAGGCGCGAAAATTGTACAGcgtgtatatataatttaaaacttGTAAAGACCCGTGTATCACGAAGAATAAACGAAACAGTTCGATCGAAACAAATCACTGTCTCACGTTAACTCTTGCATCAGCCGTAAATACTCATCGAGGCTAATCGAGTTACATAGTCGAGTTACATGGTCGAGTTACTGTAAAAAAAAGTGCTTCCAAGAGACACATGACTTTTTGCCACATCAGATGGCGATCTAAAACAAGTTCCGACGATTATTCCACGTTTGAATATTAATAGGAAGTAGCGCTGGTTTATCGCTACGGAGACTTGTCTTCTTTTTtcttaacgaacgaatgacctATTTCGAAATCGCGGTCGGCCCGGCGATAACTGACAGAAGATTGCTGGAAATTAGAATGAATCAGACCCTGTTTCTGGTACTTCTCGGTTTTTCTTGTTGAAGTACTTATAAAGTTACTTGACGAAGCATACAACTGTGAATTTCGTTTTTATCGATCCTTCCCATCGCTCGATCGTAAAATGTCTTTTCTTGTTAAATTATCCGCGTGCCTTTGTTTTTGTAATTTCGTGGGTAGTTCGATCTTGACTGCACCCCCGCAATCGGCAGTGCTGGTAGCTTTCGAAGACGTTTACGATCTGTCGTTGCTAGCCAATACGTTGTCGGATCAAGGGATCGATGCTACGTTGATAATACCGGCGTCCAGTGAG is part of the Andrena cerasifolii isolate SP2316 chromosome 1, iyAndCera1_principal, whole genome shotgun sequence genome and harbors:
- the Nup62 gene encoding nucleoporin 62 — its product is MATTTTAPTSAFATKPLTSGFTLGGGDVTSSTGTTGLTFGVPNTMVTGTGFNLGGAPATTTTSTPTTTAATGFSLNTSGTTSTPVGFSFGGGTLPASTTGFSLNKTAAAPSLTTTTTPTSAFATKPVTSGFTLGGGEVTPSTGTTGLTFGVPNTMVTGTGFNLGGAPAATTTSAPTTTAATGFSLSASGTTSAPVGFSFGGGTLAASTAGFSLNKTSAAPSLTTPSTQISLATTTTVSSSASAGQPASINSFEESINKWTLELEEQEKVFVNQAAQVNAWDKLLITNGEEIVALNQEVERVKIEQQQLEHELDYVVGQQKELQDCLVPLEKELASLSVSDPEREYTYRLAEDLDTQLKRMSEDLKEIIEHLNEANRTQDSSDPIVQIGKILNAHMNSLQWLDQQTSMLNQKIQQIDQMHQNFRQENERSFSLAYN